Proteins co-encoded in one Paenibacillus antri genomic window:
- a CDS encoding post-transcriptional regulator, whose amino-acid sequence MTEWERDDETGVEPMSEEALNAMIEEICNSKADEFHMLGYESVTGKDVWDCVSSKYKELPPLHRLVNDIMSLRATGLMNWMTLSVWKQAEREPRP is encoded by the coding sequence ATGACCGAATGGGAGCGGGACGACGAGACCGGCGTTGAGCCGATGAGCGAGGAAGCCCTGAACGCAATGATCGAGGAGATTTGCAACAGCAAGGCGGACGAGTTCCACATGCTCGGCTACGAGAGCGTCACCGGCAAGGACGTATGGGATTGCGTCAGCTCCAAATACAAGGAATTGCCGCCATTGCATCGGCTCGTGAACGACATTATGTCGCTTCGGGCGACGGGGCTGATGAATTGGATGACGCTCAGCGTATGGAAACAAGCGGAGAGAGAGCCCCGGCCGTAG
- the spoVB gene encoding stage V sporulation protein B yields MTKQSFIRGTMILLAAGLLNRILGFVPRITLPRVVGAEGVGLYQLGYPLLVVLLTVITGGIPLAVAKLVAAAESEGNERKAKDVLRLSLALAVALAVVFTGALLLGARWMSQELLNDERVYYTLLAMSPMLLIVGVSAVFRGYFQGRQNMVPTALSQTAETVARIIAMLVFAYFLLPYGVAFAAAGAMFGVTVGEVCGLAVIVYQYFRTRSAYKAYHTAAIGVSGAPRRLAASFKEMLRIAVPVTGSRMVGSASYFLESVMTVKALAIAGVAVAAATTQYGSLQGMVIPVLLLPGVLTYSLSVSLVPTLAEAAARGDTRLIHKRLHQSLRLALVSGAPFAVLMYVLAEPICFYLYNDAEVGGMLKLMAPVAVFLYFQGPLQATLQALDRPGTALLNTFYGAAIKLTLIYLLATQPEFGIYGVLAAINVNIALVTILHWNSVVRLVKYYFPLGDVLKTAVAAGASGWAAHAIFLGEWHPSPLLRFLSAGVGAVALYLVFVVLLKLVDKDDVGRLPFPRRK; encoded by the coding sequence ATGACCAAGCAATCCTTTATCCGCGGCACGATGATCTTGCTCGCCGCAGGACTCCTCAACCGCATACTCGGCTTCGTTCCCCGCATTACGCTGCCGCGCGTCGTCGGCGCGGAAGGCGTCGGCCTGTACCAGCTCGGCTATCCGCTGCTCGTCGTTCTGCTGACGGTCATCACCGGCGGCATTCCGCTCGCCGTCGCCAAGCTCGTCGCCGCGGCCGAGTCGGAAGGCAACGAACGCAAGGCCAAGGACGTGCTCCGCCTGTCGCTCGCCTTAGCCGTTGCGCTCGCCGTCGTATTCACGGGAGCGCTCCTGCTCGGCGCCCGGTGGATGTCGCAGGAGCTGCTGAACGACGAGCGCGTCTACTACACGCTCCTCGCGATGAGCCCGATGCTGCTCATCGTCGGCGTATCGGCCGTGTTCCGCGGCTACTTCCAAGGCCGGCAAAACATGGTGCCCACGGCCCTCTCGCAGACGGCGGAGACGGTCGCGCGCATCATCGCGATGCTCGTCTTCGCCTACTTCTTGCTGCCTTACGGGGTCGCCTTCGCCGCGGCAGGCGCGATGTTCGGCGTCACCGTGGGGGAAGTGTGCGGGCTCGCCGTCATCGTATATCAATATTTCCGTACTCGATCGGCTTACAAAGCGTACCACACCGCGGCGATCGGCGTCTCCGGAGCGCCGAGAAGGCTGGCCGCATCCTTCAAAGAGATGCTGCGCATCGCGGTTCCGGTGACGGGCAGCCGCATGGTCGGGTCGGCTTCGTATTTCCTTGAGTCCGTCATGACGGTCAAGGCGCTCGCCATCGCCGGCGTCGCCGTCGCGGCCGCGACGACGCAGTACGGCTCGCTGCAGGGCATGGTCATTCCGGTGCTGCTGCTCCCCGGCGTGCTGACGTACTCCTTATCGGTGTCGCTCGTCCCGACGCTCGCCGAAGCGGCCGCGCGCGGCGACACAAGGTTAATTCACAAGCGGCTGCATCAGAGCTTGCGTCTCGCGCTCGTCAGCGGCGCGCCGTTCGCCGTGCTTATGTACGTACTTGCCGAGCCGATTTGCTTTTACCTGTACAACGACGCCGAGGTCGGCGGCATGCTCAAGCTAATGGCGCCGGTGGCTGTCTTCTTATATTTCCAAGGCCCGCTGCAGGCGACGCTGCAAGCGTTGGACCGACCTGGCACCGCGCTGCTCAATACGTTCTACGGCGCGGCGATCAAGCTGACGCTGATCTACCTTCTGGCGACCCAGCCGGAATTCGGCATCTACGGCGTGCTCGCCGCGATCAACGTGAACATCGCGCTCGTTACGATCTTGCATTGGAATAGCGTCGTGCGGCTCGTGAAGTATTATTTTCCGCTGGGAGACGTGTTGAAGACGGCCGTCGCGGCGGGAGCGTCCGGCTGGGCCGCGCATGCGATCTTCCTCGGCGAATGGCATCCGTCTCCGCTGCTTCGCTTTTTATCCGCCGGAGTCGGCGCCGTCGCCTTGTACCTCGTCTTCGTCGTGCTGCTGAAGCTCGTCGACAAAGACGACGTCGGACGACTGCCTTTTCCGCGCCGGAAATAA
- a CDS encoding adenine phosphoribosyltransferase gives MSVNFKDHIRVIEDWPQPGIRFKDITTLLGDGNVYREAIDQIRQLVKDKQIDVICGPEARGFVVGAPLAYALGVGFVPIRKSGKLPYETIEASYDLEYGKDSLAVHKDAIRPGQKVLIADDLLATGGTIATCIDLVKKLGGDVVGAAFLIELSYLTGRQKMNGIDVVSLITY, from the coding sequence ATGAGCGTAAATTTCAAAGATCATATTCGAGTTATCGAGGATTGGCCGCAGCCGGGCATTCGCTTCAAGGATATAACGACGCTGCTCGGCGACGGGAACGTCTACCGCGAAGCGATCGACCAGATTCGCCAGCTCGTGAAGGACAAACAAATCGACGTCATTTGCGGACCGGAAGCGCGCGGCTTCGTCGTCGGCGCGCCGCTCGCATACGCCCTCGGCGTCGGCTTCGTGCCGATCCGCAAGTCCGGCAAGCTGCCGTACGAGACGATCGAAGCGAGCTACGATCTGGAATACGGCAAGGACAGCCTGGCGGTTCATAAGGATGCGATTCGTCCCGGCCAGAAGGTGCTGATCGCGGACGACCTGCTCGCGACCGGCGGTACGATCGCGACGTGCATCGATCTCGTGAAGAAGCTCGGCGGCGATGTCGTCGGCGCCGCCTTCCTCATCGAGCTGTCGTATTTGACCGGACGGCAGAAGATGAACGGCATTGACGTCGTATCGTTGATTACGTATTAA
- a CDS encoding TIGR04086 family membrane protein encodes MNPMKSVSSGVKAGSPVLRGLMVSLACMAAATVVASAIYKFTGAKEGTMETSVYIIHSLSLFIGGLITGNRAGRKGWYYGGMMGVLYSAIVVLVGFLSYDAAFTVYTLVLLLLSFAAGALGGMIGVNLRR; translated from the coding sequence ATGAATCCGATGAAAAGCGTGTCTTCCGGCGTGAAGGCGGGCTCCCCCGTCCTCCGGGGGTTGATGGTTTCGCTCGCATGCATGGCGGCGGCCACGGTGGTGGCGTCCGCGATCTACAAGTTTACCGGCGCGAAAGAAGGCACGATGGAGACGTCCGTGTACATCATTCACAGCCTCTCCCTCTTTATCGGAGGCTTGATCACGGGGAACCGCGCGGGCCGCAAGGGCTGGTACTACGGCGGCATGATGGGCGTGTTGTACAGCGCGATCGTCGTCCTCGTCGGCTTTCTCAGCTACGACGCGGCGTTCACGGTCTATACGCTCGTGCTGCTGCTTCTCTCGTTCGCGGCCGGCGCGCTCGGCGGCATGATCGGGGTCAATTTAAGAAGATAA
- the recJ gene encoding single-stranded-DNA-specific exonuclease RecJ has translation MLSPKTRWSVGSPDPAYVRELSERFGIRPLLAALLAARGHTAEEAAFFLSDEYTFHDPSLLAGMSDAAARIRRAIQEREKILIYGDYDADGVSSTSLLVRLFRMLGAEFDYRVPHRVRDGYGLHTHYLEEASRSGVSLVVTVDTGITAVEQAAAARRLGLDLIVTDHHEPPETLPDALAVVNPKRDDCAYPFKGLAGVGVAFKLAHALLGRVPEELAAWAALGTIADVMPLVGENRSIVKLGLRQLRNEPPVGFAALFRVAGVERQEVSSNTIGFGLAPRINAAGRLDDADEAVKLLIADDPVEADAIARRMDALNRERQRMVEEAAAEAIELVERAGGPGDGIVVASDRWNPGIIGIVASRLVETYYRPTVVIAMDAESSVGKGSARAIPGFHLYDALKTCESMFLHFGGHASAAGLSIHSDNLAAFVEAFRSEASSRLTEELKTPMTQVDAELDLSEITIEAIQELEKLAPYGMGHPAPKFSISQAIVGEATVIGKDKRHAKFRLEGSGHKIEAVGFGIGETVRRVALGSRLSLVGELSVNEWNGRKTPQIIVKDVAVPHIQLFDWRSATTASAFRERWEAARTDDWRPAFLLGPYDEPPVALAAWWKTVPVYRLTTEGDRVVVPVNVNAFDAPFERATDVWFVNCPFPFERFHLILKQNVSLSRTYALALDGAPVIDRETMKRAYVCMRELGESPAEEWIGAVAKRVGLGLEAARLAVRVFRELGFVEEGGASGTVRIANAPAKRDLSESASFAMALHAETARQEWKRMTTEALQERLLAQASFRREDIELRKTEAVG, from the coding sequence ATGCTCTCACCGAAGACGCGTTGGTCGGTCGGTTCGCCCGACCCCGCGTACGTTCGAGAATTATCGGAACGATTCGGCATTCGTCCGCTGCTTGCCGCCTTGTTGGCCGCCAGAGGCCACACGGCGGAGGAGGCGGCATTTTTTCTTTCCGACGAATATACGTTTCACGATCCATCGCTGCTCGCAGGCATGTCCGACGCCGCCGCGCGCATTCGCCGCGCGATTCAGGAGCGGGAGAAAATTTTGATCTACGGCGATTACGATGCGGACGGCGTCAGCAGTACGTCATTGCTTGTCCGCCTGTTCCGGATGCTGGGGGCGGAGTTCGATTACCGCGTTCCGCATCGCGTACGCGACGGATACGGACTACATACGCATTACTTGGAGGAAGCGAGCCGAAGCGGCGTCTCGCTCGTCGTTACGGTAGACACCGGCATTACCGCCGTGGAGCAAGCCGCCGCGGCCCGTCGTCTTGGTCTCGATCTGATCGTCACCGACCATCACGAGCCGCCGGAGACGTTGCCGGACGCGCTCGCCGTCGTCAATCCGAAGCGCGATGACTGCGCTTATCCGTTCAAGGGGCTCGCCGGGGTCGGCGTCGCGTTCAAGCTCGCGCACGCGCTGCTCGGCCGCGTGCCGGAAGAGCTCGCCGCTTGGGCGGCGCTCGGCACGATCGCGGACGTCATGCCGCTCGTCGGAGAGAACCGCTCGATCGTGAAGTTGGGGCTGCGTCAGCTGCGGAACGAGCCGCCGGTCGGCTTCGCGGCGCTGTTCCGCGTGGCGGGCGTCGAGCGCCAAGAGGTGTCCTCGAACACGATCGGATTCGGCTTGGCGCCTCGGATCAACGCCGCGGGCCGGCTCGACGACGCCGACGAGGCAGTGAAGCTGCTTATCGCCGACGATCCGGTCGAAGCGGATGCGATCGCGCGCCGGATGGATGCGCTGAACCGGGAGCGACAGCGTATGGTGGAGGAAGCGGCCGCGGAAGCGATCGAGCTCGTAGAGCGAGCGGGAGGCCCCGGAGACGGCATCGTCGTCGCTTCGGACCGGTGGAATCCGGGCATTATCGGCATCGTCGCTTCCAGACTTGTAGAGACGTACTACCGACCGACGGTCGTCATCGCCATGGACGCCGAATCGAGCGTCGGCAAAGGCTCTGCCCGGGCGATCCCGGGCTTCCATCTGTACGATGCGCTTAAGACTTGCGAGTCGATGTTCCTGCATTTCGGCGGACATGCTTCCGCAGCCGGATTGTCGATCCACAGCGACAACTTGGCCGCCTTCGTCGAGGCGTTCCGAAGCGAGGCTTCCTCCCGATTGACGGAGGAGTTGAAGACGCCGATGACGCAAGTCGACGCGGAGCTCGACTTGTCCGAAATTACGATCGAAGCGATTCAGGAGCTGGAGAAGCTGGCGCCTTACGGGATGGGGCATCCCGCGCCGAAGTTTTCGATTTCCCAGGCAATCGTCGGGGAAGCGACCGTCATCGGCAAAGACAAACGTCATGCGAAGTTCCGGCTCGAGGGAAGCGGGCACAAAATCGAAGCGGTCGGCTTCGGCATCGGGGAGACCGTTCGCCGCGTGGCGCTCGGATCCCGGCTGTCGCTCGTCGGGGAGCTGTCCGTGAACGAATGGAACGGCCGCAAGACGCCGCAAATCATCGTGAAGGACGTCGCCGTACCGCATATCCAGCTGTTCGATTGGCGCTCCGCTACGACCGCTTCCGCATTCCGCGAGCGTTGGGAGGCGGCGCGAACGGACGATTGGCGCCCCGCGTTCTTATTGGGGCCTTACGACGAACCGCCGGTCGCCCTCGCCGCTTGGTGGAAGACCGTCCCGGTCTATCGGTTGACGACGGAAGGGGATAGGGTTGTCGTTCCGGTCAACGTCAATGCGTTCGACGCGCCCTTCGAACGGGCGACGGACGTTTGGTTCGTAAATTGCCCTTTCCCATTCGAGAGGTTTCATCTTATACTGAAACAGAATGTTTCGTTGTCCCGCACGTACGCCTTAGCGTTGGACGGTGCGCCGGTCATCGATCGGGAGACGATGAAGCGCGCGTACGTCTGTATGCGGGAGCTCGGCGAATCTCCCGCGGAAGAGTGGATCGGGGCGGTCGCGAAACGGGTCGGACTCGGTCTCGAAGCGGCTCGCCTCGCGGTACGCGTCTTCCGAGAGCTAGGCTTCGTCGAGGAAGGCGGCGCTTCGGGTACGGTTCGGATCGCGAACGCTCCGGCGAAACGGGATTTATCGGAATCGGCGTCGTTCGCCATGGCGCTGCACGCCGAAACCGCGAGACAGGAATGGAAGAGAATGACGACGGAAGCGCTGCAGGAGCGTCTGCTCGCGCAAGCGTCCTTCCGCCGCGAAGACATTGAACTCAGAAAGACGGAGGCAGTAGGATGA
- the yajC gene encoding preprotein translocase subunit YajC, with product MFLLTGDTAGQGNILMSLLPFVLMFAIFYFLLIRPQQKRAKTRNMMLANVKKGDKVVTVGGMHGKIVELTDDTMVLLVNDTTRLTFNRSAIDTVVTSA from the coding sequence ATGTTTTTGTTGACAGGGGATACGGCAGGTCAAGGGAATATCTTGATGTCGCTGCTCCCGTTCGTGCTCATGTTCGCCATCTTCTATTTCCTGCTCATTCGTCCGCAGCAGAAGCGGGCCAAGACGCGGAACATGATGCTCGCGAACGTGAAGAAGGGCGACAAAGTCGTAACGGTCGGCGGCATGCACGGCAAGATCGTGGAGCTGACGGACGACACGATGGTGCTGCTCGTGAACGATACGACGAGATTGACGTTCAACCGCAGCGCGATCGATACGGTCGTAACGAGCGCGTAA
- the tgt gene encoding tRNA guanosine(34) transglycosylase Tgt, translated as MAAITYELIKTCKQTGARLGRVHTPHGSFDTPTFMPVGTQATVKTMSPEEVKEMGAGIILSNTYHLFLRPGHELIKEAGGLHKFMNWDRAILTDSGGFQVFSLSELRKITEEGVHFRSHLNGDKLFIGPEKAMEIQNALGPDIMMAFDECPPWPADEAYVKQSTERTSRWAERCLKAHARPDDQGLFAIVQGGMYPEYRKQSAADLTSMDFPGYAIGGLSVGEPKHLMYEMLEVTTPLLPTNKPRYLMGVGSPDALIEGSMRGVDMFDCVLPTRIARNGTTMTSRGRLVIRNAAFERDFGPLDPACSCYTCRNYSRAYLRHLIKADETFGIRLTTYHNLYFLIDLMRQVRQAIAEDRLGDFKEEFFDRYGLNAENARGF; from the coding sequence ATGGCTGCCATAACGTACGAATTGATTAAAACCTGCAAGCAAACCGGTGCGAGGCTCGGACGCGTGCACACGCCGCACGGCAGCTTCGACACCCCGACGTTCATGCCCGTGGGCACGCAAGCGACCGTGAAGACGATGAGCCCCGAAGAAGTGAAAGAGATGGGTGCGGGCATTATCCTCAGCAATACGTACCACCTGTTTCTACGTCCCGGGCACGAGCTGATCAAGGAAGCGGGAGGACTGCACAAGTTCATGAACTGGGACCGCGCCATTCTGACGGACAGCGGCGGCTTCCAAGTGTTCAGTCTGAGCGAGCTTCGGAAAATTACCGAGGAAGGCGTTCACTTCCGTTCGCATCTGAACGGCGACAAGCTGTTCATCGGTCCGGAGAAGGCGATGGAAATCCAAAACGCGCTCGGTCCCGACATCATGATGGCATTCGACGAATGCCCGCCGTGGCCGGCCGACGAAGCGTACGTGAAGCAGTCGACCGAACGGACGTCGCGCTGGGCGGAGCGGTGCCTGAAGGCCCACGCGCGGCCGGACGATCAAGGCTTGTTCGCCATCGTGCAGGGCGGCATGTATCCCGAGTATCGCAAGCAGAGCGCTGCGGATTTGACTTCCATGGATTTCCCGGGGTATGCTATTGGTGGACTGAGCGTAGGAGAGCCGAAGCATCTGATGTACGAGATGCTGGAGGTGACGACGCCGCTGCTGCCGACGAACAAGCCTCGTTACTTGATGGGCGTCGGTTCGCCGGACGCGCTCATCGAAGGCTCGATGCGCGGGGTCGACATGTTCGACTGCGTCTTGCCGACGCGGATCGCCCGGAACGGGACGACCATGACGAGCCGGGGACGCCTCGTCATTCGCAACGCCGCCTTCGAACGAGACTTCGGTCCGCTCGATCCGGCATGTTCGTGTTATACGTGCCGCAATTACTCCAGGGCGTATCTACGCCATCTGATTAAGGCGGACGAGACGTTCGGCATCCGTCTTACGACGTATCACAATCTGTATTTCTTGATCGACCTTATGCGTCAGGTGCGCCAGGCGATCGCCGAAGACCGGCTCGGAGATTTCAAGGAAGAGTTCTTCGACCGCTACGGTCTCAACGCCGAGAACGCTCGGGGATTTTAA
- the secF gene encoding protein translocase subunit SecF: MRYKIHLDFIKHRKKFFIFSIALTVIGIVMLAAAGLNYGVDFRSGTNMDVEVGKPITIEQAERIVAEAGFEGVRPTIGGDGDRVTIRFPVTLTQQEVEKVEGLFKAQFGDQVSREVNSVDSELAREQLRHAIIAVLVASIGIILYVSIRFEWRFAIAGIVALLHDAFIVITIFAIFRLEVNLTFIVAVLTIIGYSINDTIVIFDRIRENLRFAKLKSDGDLALVVNNSIWQTFTRSINTVVTVLVAAVALFIFGSESIRLFSLAIIIGLVAGAYSSIGIASPIWYVLKKGSLGRSK, from the coding sequence GTGCGTTATAAGATCCATCTGGACTTCATCAAGCACCGAAAGAAGTTTTTTATTTTCTCGATCGCGTTGACCGTCATCGGCATTGTCATGCTTGCAGCCGCAGGGCTCAACTACGGCGTCGATTTCCGATCGGGCACGAATATGGACGTCGAAGTCGGCAAGCCGATAACGATCGAGCAAGCCGAACGCATCGTCGCCGAGGCCGGCTTCGAAGGCGTGCGTCCGACGATCGGCGGCGACGGGGACCGCGTGACGATTCGCTTCCCGGTTACGCTGACGCAGCAAGAGGTGGAGAAAGTCGAAGGCCTGTTCAAGGCCCAATTCGGCGATCAAGTATCGCGAGAAGTGAACTCCGTCGATTCGGAGCTCGCGCGCGAGCAGCTGCGGCATGCGATCATTGCCGTGTTGGTCGCAAGCATCGGCATCATCTTGTACGTGAGCATCCGGTTCGAATGGCGGTTCGCGATCGCCGGCATCGTCGCGCTTCTCCACGACGCGTTCATCGTGATCACGATCTTCGCCATCTTCCGTTTGGAAGTGAATCTCACGTTCATCGTCGCGGTCTTGACGATTATCGGGTATTCGATTAACGATACGATCGTCATCTTCGACCGGATCCGCGAGAACCTCCGCTTCGCGAAGCTGAAGTCGGACGGCGACCTCGCGCTCGTCGTCAACAACAGCATTTGGCAGACGTTCACCCGTTCGATCAATACCGTCGTAACGGTTCTCGTCGCCGCCGTCGCGTTGTTCATCTTCGGCAGCGAGTCGATTCGCCTGTTTTCGCTCGCGATCATCATCGGACTCGTGGCCGGCGCATATTCTTCCATAGGGATCGCGTCGCCGATTTGGTACGTATTGAAAAAAGGGAGCCTCGGGAGGTCGAAATGA
- a CDS encoding cation diffusion facilitator family transporter, whose translation MTQQRFAKAEFAAWLGIFGNLALAVMKGVVGFLSGSQALIADAANSASDVAGSFAVLIGLRAAKRPPDKDHPYGHGKAESIAAIIVSVLLLLVGFEVARTAVVTIFFSEGPIPIPESYAIWALAVAIVVKEFLFRYKFRLGKQLNSQALIATAWDHRSDVMASGAALIGVLGAVLGGIYGIGWLAYADPVAGLLVAALVLRMGYKLIMESIHNTLDHVLHAEDAEELVTAAQNVKGVITVDELRAREHGHYVIVDAKISVNPRITVLEGHDIAKAVKHELMNKFGHVSDVFVHVNPYDPGFPYKIDGDAAQDDYPSLLH comes from the coding sequence ATGACGCAGCAACGTTTCGCCAAGGCGGAATTCGCCGCTTGGCTCGGCATCTTCGGAAATTTGGCGTTAGCCGTCATGAAAGGCGTCGTCGGCTTCCTCTCCGGCAGTCAAGCGTTGATCGCCGACGCCGCCAACTCCGCTTCCGACGTTGCCGGTTCGTTCGCGGTGCTGATCGGACTTCGCGCCGCGAAGCGTCCGCCGGATAAGGACCACCCGTACGGGCACGGCAAGGCGGAATCGATCGCGGCGATCATCGTGTCGGTGCTGCTCTTGCTCGTCGGCTTCGAGGTGGCCAGAACGGCCGTCGTGACGATCTTCTTCAGCGAAGGTCCGATTCCGATTCCGGAGTCGTACGCCATCTGGGCGTTAGCCGTCGCGATCGTCGTGAAGGAATTTTTATTTCGGTACAAGTTCCGACTCGGGAAACAGTTGAATTCTCAAGCGCTCATCGCGACCGCCTGGGATCACCGCAGCGACGTCATGGCTTCGGGCGCGGCGTTGATCGGCGTCCTCGGCGCGGTGCTCGGCGGGATATACGGCATCGGTTGGCTCGCTTACGCCGATCCGGTCGCCGGATTGTTGGTCGCCGCGCTCGTGCTCCGGATGGGCTACAAGCTGATCATGGAGTCGATTCACAACACGCTCGATCACGTGCTTCACGCGGAGGACGCGGAAGAGCTCGTGACCGCCGCGCAAAACGTCAAAGGCGTTATCACGGTCGACGAGCTTCGCGCGCGTGAGCACGGCCACTACGTTATCGTAGACGCGAAGATCAGCGTAAACCCAAGGATTACGGTGCTCGAGGGTCACGATATCGCGAAGGCGGTCAAACACGAGCTAATGAACAAATTCGGTCACGTGTCCGACGTGTTCGTGCACGTCAATCCGTACGACCCGGGGTTCCCGTACAAGATCGACGGGGACGCCGCGCAGGACGATTATCCGTCGCTGCTGCATTAA
- the secD gene encoding protein translocase subunit SecD has protein sequence MDKKRLTAFILIVLVTLGVVAGTSLPIAQSIKLGLDLKGGFEILYVASPLEEGTEVTKDSLRETARSLEERVNKLGTTEPEITPEGADRIRVKIAGVTNESEVREILSKPAELTFRGPDGKKEMLGSDFVQGGASVQFDQAGQPYIQLQVKNAEKFRQVTEKLLGQPLAIYLDETELSAPIVQSVIANGQASITGRYTFNEAKEIADVINLGALPLKLTEKYTQSVGATLGQQSLEQTLLAGVVGLIVILLFMVVVYRIPGLLASVSILAFTWLLLLAFRLMGVTLTLPGIAAFVLGIGMAVDANIITYERIKDEIRSGKKVSSALRAGSKNSFRTIMDANLTTIIAAAVILFLGSSSVKGFGVILIASIVASIITNVFFSRLLLSLLVRSRAVEHPKYFGVKEDEISAL, from the coding sequence ATGGATAAGAAACGACTTACGGCATTTATCCTGATCGTGCTCGTCACGCTCGGCGTCGTCGCGGGGACGAGCCTGCCGATCGCGCAGAGCATCAAGCTGGGGCTCGATTTGAAGGGCGGGTTCGAGATTTTATACGTCGCTTCGCCGCTGGAAGAAGGGACGGAAGTGACGAAGGACTCGCTTCGCGAGACGGCGCGCAGCCTGGAGGAGCGGGTCAATAAGCTCGGGACGACCGAGCCGGAGATCACGCCGGAAGGCGCGGACCGCATTCGCGTCAAGATCGCGGGCGTGACGAACGAGTCGGAGGTTCGGGAAATTCTGAGCAAGCCGGCCGAATTGACGTTCCGCGGACCGGACGGCAAGAAGGAGATGCTCGGCAGCGACTTCGTTCAAGGCGGCGCGTCGGTGCAGTTCGACCAAGCCGGACAGCCGTATATTCAACTTCAAGTCAAGAACGCCGAGAAGTTTCGCCAAGTGACGGAGAAGCTGCTGGGACAACCTCTGGCGATCTATCTCGACGAGACAGAGCTTTCCGCGCCGATCGTGCAAAGCGTGATCGCGAACGGACAAGCCTCGATTACGGGCCGCTATACGTTCAACGAGGCCAAGGAAATCGCAGACGTCATTAACTTAGGCGCTCTTCCTTTGAAATTAACGGAGAAGTACACGCAGAGCGTCGGCGCGACGCTTGGACAGCAGTCGCTGGAGCAGACGCTGCTCGCCGGCGTCGTCGGCTTGATCGTTATCCTATTATTCATGGTAGTCGTATATCGCATTCCGGGACTGCTCGCGTCGGTTTCGATCCTTGCGTTCACGTGGCTGCTGCTGCTTGCTTTCCGCTTAATGGGCGTAACCTTGACGCTTCCGGGCATCGCGGCTTTCGTTCTCGGCATCGGAATGGCGGTCGACGCGAACATCATTACGTACGAGCGGATCAAAGACGAAATTCGAAGCGGCAAGAAAGTATCGTCGGCGCTTCGGGCGGGTTCGAAGAACAGCTTCCGTACGATTATGGATGCGAATCTGACGACGATTATCGCCGCCGCGGTTATCTTGTTCCTCGGCTCGAGCTCGGTGAAGGGCTTCGGCGTCATCCTCATCGCGAGCATCGTGGCGAGCATTATTACGAACGTCTTCTTCTCGCGCTTGCTGCTTAGCCTCCTCGTGCGGAGCAGAGCGGTCGAACATCCGAAATATTTCGGCGTGAAGGAGGACGAAATCAGTGCGTTATAA
- a CDS encoding DUF421 domain-containing protein — MEAVTIFSRTVLIYFVIYLAIRMMGKREIGKLSVFDLVISIMITELAVIVVENPERPLWEGIGPMLLLALLQIVIAFVTLKSRRLRLLFEGKASPIISNGKLDRDEMKRQRYSLDDLMLQLREKNVMNVADVEFAVLEPTGRLALMKKEEYDSGNTSGERAGKAPPDFRFVGLPVPLIMDGKVQKEGLEKIGQTRFWLKRELESRGVKDAKDVFLCTVDHRGRWFIDKK; from the coding sequence ATGGAGGCGGTCACGATCTTTTCTCGGACGGTGTTGATCTATTTCGTCATCTACCTTGCGATCCGGATGATGGGGAAGCGGGAAATCGGAAAGCTGTCCGTCTTCGACTTGGTCATCTCGATCATGATCACCGAGCTTGCCGTCATCGTCGTCGAAAATCCCGAGCGCCCGCTCTGGGAGGGCATCGGCCCGATGCTGCTGCTCGCGCTGCTGCAGATCGTCATCGCCTTCGTCACGCTCAAGAGTCGTCGGTTGCGTCTCCTGTTCGAAGGGAAGGCGAGCCCGATCATCTCGAACGGCAAGCTCGACCGCGACGAAATGAAGAGGCAGCGATACAGCCTGGACGACTTGATGCTGCAGCTGCGCGAAAAGAATGTGATGAATGTCGCCGACGTCGAATTCGCGGTGCTCGAGCCGACCGGGCGGCTCGCGTTGATGAAGAAGGAGGAGTACGATTCCGGCAATACCTCCGGCGAGAGGGCCGGGAAGGCTCCGCCGGACTTTCGGTTCGTCGGGCTGCCGGTTCCGCTGATCATGGACGGGAAGGTACAGAAGGAAGGGCTCGAGAAAATCGGACAAACCCGGTTTTGGCTCAAGCGGGAGCTGGAGTCGCGCGGCGTCAAAGACGCCAAGGACGTGTTCCTCTGCACGGTCGATCATCGCGGCCGCTGGTTTATCGATAAGAAATAA